In the Gavia stellata isolate bGavSte3 chromosome 17, bGavSte3.hap2, whole genome shotgun sequence genome, CATAAACTAACACTGCAGAAGGGGTGATATTTTCCATAGACAGACTGTAAAAGAACATTGACGTATGAAATGTAACTTAGATTTGTAAAGTATCTTCAAACTTATCAAACTACTCTaatggtttttttccaaattggAAAACAACTTACAAATAACACAGGTTAATGTCAAAATAAAAGGCTAAGGACCTGAATCTAGTTACCAACTGTCCAGCCTTCCCACTGAAAAAGGATGACAACCATATATGAAGTACATCTTTAGAACTGTTTAATAGTTTGGACGTATTATTAGTCTAAAATCACAACAGCTAAATCTTGGCATATGTTCCTATCCAATACTTCATTGAAACTGCCACGTGTTACATTTGGTATGTGTATGAAAGGGATAGTGGGTTATGGGGTTTAGTCTTGTCTGTTTTTGCTGTTAATACGTTCTCTCTCTTCTAGGTGGTTTTGTATCTGTTCATTCCTGACTTCTGCCATAAATTTCTTCCTGGATATGTAGGAGGTGTACAGGAAGGTGCTGTCACCCCTGCTGGTAAGTTCTTTCTTAGAATATATGCACACCGTACAATCTCTTAAAATGATAGTATTTCTGTACTGACAATCTCTAACAACCCATGTGTATCTGGAGGAAATGTGGACATAAATGCTTTCACCTTCCTCGTATGTTTacttcaaacaaaaataaaaagtgatcTATGTCATCTTTTAGAATAAATGATTGAATTTCTATTTCTTACTGTTAGTAAAACTATAGATATGGCAGGCACCACACCAGCaattgaaaaatacagattgaTAATTTTGGCGGTTAAAATCAACAGTGGACTATTGCTAGTATCTGACAATGCGGTTGCACCTGCTGATAATAAGTTAACCCACGAGACTTGAACAAAATGCGGGATGTGAACTAAGTGTGAGAATAAGGTAACTTGTTACCTTAGCCAATTTTAGGGGAGTTTCCAAATTCACTGGTTTGTGAAGTGAGAGTGAAGAGAAAAACTCAGCCTAACAAAGCCTGATGGTTACAGCAGAGTGTAATGAAACTTTCAGAAAAGTGACACAAGATATTTAATTGGGAGGGTGAGGAGAGTGAGGTCATTTCATGAGCACTTGATTGAGCTTCTATATATTGTATGGATATCCATATTAATAAAAAGATGTACTAATGCAGTGTCAgtaacattcatttttttttcttcatattttagGTGTAGTGAATAAGTATGAAATCAATGGACTACAGGCTTGGATCATTACCCATGTGCTTTGGTTTGCAAATGCCTATTACTTCCACTGGTTCTCACCTACCATCATTTTTGACAACTGGATTCCTCTCTTGTGGTGTGCCAATGTCCTGGGATATGCAGTTTCCACATTTGCAATGATTAAAAGCTACTTTTTCCCTACCAATGCCAAAGACTGGTATGTGGTTTTTAACAATGAGAGAATACTAGGTAATTGGACATATAAATTGAATGCTGCACAGAATAATAATGACAAATGTATTTTACGGGCACAGGTAGGCCAATGTATGACTGCGGTTCTTTGCTTCGTTAGCACCATCCTCTGTTTCATGCTACATGTCATGTGACTGGCAGCCTCAGTGTCACAGATAATTACTTGTCACAAATAGGATGGATGTAAGGTTATAGTTAGACTCTTCAAAAGTGTTACCAAGAATAAACTAGGGTACCTCTGAAGCTAAAATTTCTCTACTAATGTAACGCTTTGGTTGGATCAATTTGCATTATCTTGCACAACGTTATATGGTTTTATGATTTTCATTATGATTACATCAAGTGAATATGAAATGTGTAGTCAGAATAGTAATTACCTGTATTTGTGTATAACTGCatacatttctaattttttttatgctttctaGCAAATTCACTGGCAACTTCTTTTATAACTACATGATGGGGATTGAATTTAACCCTCGAATAGGAAAGTGGTTTGATTTCAAGCTGTTCTTCAATGGGCGCCCTGGTATTGTAGCCTGGACTCTAATTAACCTTTCCTATGCTGCTAAACAACAGGAGCTGTACGGTCAAGTAACCAACTCCATGATCCTTGTCAATGTCCTTCAGGTAAATTTGGAGGCgtaaaataagaaacaaatttaGAAAGAAACTAGTATTAAAGTAGAAAAAACTCTTAGCATTGAAACTGAACTTACACAATTTTTCCTGGCCTGAACAATCTCATTCAGTGATGATGCTCTGTTATTAATGTGAAACTATTCTGTTTCAGGGTATTTATGTTTTGGACTTCTTCTGGAATGAAGCCTGGTATTTGAAAACCATTGATATCTGCCATGATCACTTTGGATGGTACTTGGGCTGGGGAGACTGCGTTTGGTTGCCTTACCTCTATACTTTGCAGGTAAAAATGTGGTACAATACATGTTTGggctaaaaggaaagaaacttcCCAGAATTGTTCTCCCTAGCAGTTTGATTTGTATCTTAAATTGTTTCTAGACAGTTTGAATACCGAGTAACCATTACAAAATCCTTTGTAACAATTCACCTGTAGGAAAGCTTACTGTCCATCCACGGAATTGacatcttttcctcttctccctttcttttgtgCCCTTTTCTGTCACTGTCTATTGTGTctgtatatttttctaaatCCTTTCAGTCCTTTCTTGTACTCCTGCAtgttgaggatttttttttggtgggtggtttgtttggtggggggtttttttgtttggtttttttttttttttacactccTGTCCTGGTTGGTCTGCATCCTTGcaacttttctcctctttttatTCCACCtaagaaatacaattttggagagagagagaaaatgcaggatgcagagttttctgaaaattttccaCAGTTCTACTGGTAGAGCTGGTATTCTTTCTACTCATCTGTTCTGGGTCACTGTAGGTCAAGGAATTAGTCTGGCATCCTGAGCATATATTGAAAGTAAATCACTTATTGTCCCTCTTTCTGCTCCCCAGGGTTTGTATTTGGTTTACCACCCTGTCCAGCTGTGCACAGCTAATGCCATAGGGATCTTGATGCTGGGCTTGATCGGCtattacattttcagaatgacCAACCACCAGAAGGACCTCTTCCGTCGTACAAATGGCAACTGCAAGATATGGGGGAAGAAACCAGAGTATATTGAGTGCTCCTACATGTCTGTGGATGGGACCAAGTACTACAGCAAACTGATGACCTCGGGATTCTGGGGGTGGGCACGCCATTTTAACTACACAGGAGATTTGATGGGCTCCCTGGCCTATTGCCTGACTTGTGGGTTTGAACACATCTTGCCTTACTTCTACATTGTTTATATGACTATTTTGCTAACGCACCGTTGCATTAGGGATGAACACCGTTGCTTCAGCAAGTACGGGAAGGACTGGAAGCGCTACACTGCTGCAGTGCCTTACCGGCTCATACCAGGGATATTTTAAGGCCAACAGAGAATCCAGGGGAAAGAAGAAGCTTTTTTTGGAGATGAAGAGAGTTTAGTTAGTTAAACTAACAAAAACACTTTGTGAAGTACAGTCATACTGTTGTGAAGGAGAGAAGGTGGCTGAACAATAATCCTTGCTGCACTGAAGGAACATGTAGTCAGACTGTATTTAAAGTAAATGAAATGAGGTGCTGAAATGGCCTGGGTTTTTAGAAGACTTTCTCACCTGGaactttgttgtttttttgggttttttccccctctcaaaAGTAACTTAGAATTGAAGAAAAGTTGCATGTATTGAGACTTCTGAAATCTCCCGAAGATGAGAGGAAGCCTTACCCTTCAGAGTAGCAGGGTTCTGGAACCGGTTTCCAGTGACttaggaaaggaggaaaataattgCGTGGTCTctttatgaaagaaattatatgATGTGGTTGCTTGTGACAGTCATAACCTACACTCAGTAACTCCCCAAAGGAAGTTTTATTGTTTGTTGCTTTTCAAGAGGTTAACTGGGGAAATACTGAACTGGGGAACCTGATCCTCAACTGGTGTGTGGGAAGATTTTTATAATCTAATACAAACATTTGTGAAAGCTGGTACAAATTAGTACAGCTCAAAAGTTACATTAGTTTACAGCACCTGAGAACACGGTGCATGACCAGCTGGGTATTATTTTGATACTGAAACCAACTTGCTTTGTGAAGATACTGAGCGTACGTTGATTTCTTTAGTGTGGATAGAAAACTTTGTTCTCTATCAATTGTACAAAACCTTATTTGTAAAAAATTTGAGAAATAAATGCTTGGTTCCAAGACAAGTAAAAAATACTGCTAATTTTCCGTTcagctatttcttttcttgttacGTAGTTGTCTTTCAAAGTTGCTGGATTCAAAAGGAGCTGTTCAAAGAGTGTAATTCCAAGAGCTGGTTCAAGAATGCATAAaggagaaacaaataaaaagaaagagggatcATAGTATTAACGACGCATCTTGTAACGAGCTTGGTAGTTTATGTTCAAGCTAAAAGActcaatatattttatttttacacataAAGATACAGTTAGTTCTTGCAGTAAGTAGATAACTGTGTAAATTGGTTTCTTGTAGGAGCTGCTGAATGCGCTGATCTTCATGGCAGATTTGAATGAGCTGTGTTGGTGAgtatgtgttttggttttgttgccaTACTCCCTGAAAGGATGGTTTTGGCAGGAGAAGAAAGTTCTCTTCAAACCTAGAAAACAAATGTATCTTGTAGTTTGGCTTTGTTTCAGAGCTGGATGTGCAAGCACTTACAGAGATGCCGCCTTAGAGAAAGTTCTTCTAAACCTAATTGTAGCACCAGCACTATCTGTAGACCTTACAGCTATTTTATCACCGTTTTGCAGATAACAATTTCAGTACATTGTACATTAGTGTTGTTAATAACAGTGTTTTcatggggctgggagcagccatATCTGACAATTTCCAGTCTCAAATCCCAAAGCATTTCCATGAAATATAAAGCTCTCTGTTAGCATTTCTGGTAACCAAATGGCTAGTTACAAATTTTATGTCTTCGTATTGCCAGATACTGCTTAAAATCCATGTATTTAAGCACACTAAATTGATGATGCAATTGGCAGTACTAAACTTCATAAAAGTATTCATAGTTTCAGTTATACTGAAAGTCACAGTTCAATCTTTCCGTCTGTGTGACACAGTTATGCACTGATCTTTATCATGTAGGTAGTGTCCGAAGGCTTGTGTGTTGCTTTAAGGATTGTTAGCGTTTTGGTTAATTAATACAGTGGAATAAGAGTTTGTACAAATCCTGGACATCAAAAGGTCACTATAGCTCACCTTTCTACAGCTCCTGATTTCATTTGAACTTCCAGTTTGGAGGGGGCAACACCATTTTCTTGCCTGTtggaagcaaaaagcagcatcCCTTCTGTGTAGCACCCAGTACAAAATGCTACAGTTATGTGTCTGGAAACAGCTGTTTGTAGGCAGTGGTCTGTCTCAATGATGCTTTTTAACATGTTTGTATCTGtaaacttgtttagaaacaGTAGCCAATTCAAAATGGTACCTTGGGAGGAGGAATGATGGCCGTAATAAAAGGACGCTCGCTGGCAGTAGATGCATTGCTGTGGTAGAACATTTGAACTTCATGCTCCTGTGAATGAAGAGGACTTCTAATACAAATActgaaaggggaggggggaaatcaATGCCGATTGCCTTTACTGAAAATATATAGCCCAATACCTTAACAGTTCACGAAGGGACAATGCCTATAAAATGGTTGATTTGAGACAACTTGGTtcagaggaaggggaaaacTGAGGTGTGGGCTTTTAAAACTGTTGGACCCCATTAGTTGCTGGCACTGCATTCCGTTAGGCTGCCCCTGACTTTGCTGGAGTAATTGGATAGTTTTCTTCTCAGCTTCCCTAAGACTCCATACTTGCATCCTTCTCTCTTGCAGCCTTGGAAATTGCACTGACAGCTTGCTGTTAATGCCAAGGCTATTTAAGTATCGCAAGATAATCTGGACTCTGAATCATGGTAGCCTTGCACGGCACAGTATGCTCCCTTCTTTTGACTGATAAAGCCTGGATGATTAGTGGAGGAAGTGGGCCAATTAAGACCAATAAGAATATCAgcactttaaaaagaacattgGGGAAATTTGAAGCAAAAGGGCAGTATTGTGAGTAACGAGAACATTATGCATTCAAATGCTTCTTTAGGCAATTTCTATTACATCTAATATTGCTCAAAGGATTTTCTGCACTGTCTGACATGGGAGCATGGAAGCACTTTTATCTGTTTCTTTGATGCAGACTGCTACTCCTGCTGAGAATACTCTACCCTGCAGACAGCTAGCTGCCGCGAGTGAGAACTCTTTGTTGGCCAGATTGTTAAACTCATGTTAGGAAGCAATTAGTTGCAAGGTTTTTCAAGCAAGAGGCCATCACTGGGCTAAACTTGCATCCTGTTGTAAGAATGACAGATTCTGCTTCTCCAGGCTTGCCTCCTGTCCATACAGatctggctggatggccgagcccagagggttgtggtgaatggggtgaaatccagctggcggccggtcacaagcggagtcccccagggctcggttttgggaccggtcttgtttaatatcttcattgatgatctggatgaggggatagagtgctccctcagcaagtttgcagatgacaccaagttgggagggagtgttgatctgcttgagggtaggaaggctctgcagagggatctggacaggctggatcgatgggctgaggccaaccggatgaagttcaataaggccaagtgccgggttctacacttcggccacaacaaccccaggcaacgctacaggcttggggatgagtggctggaaagttcccctgcagaaaaggacctgggggtgttggtcgacagccggctgaagatgagccagcagtgtgcccaggtggccaagaaggccaacggcatcctggcctgtatcagaaatggtgtggccagcaggagcagggaggtgatcatgcctctgtactcggctctggtgaggccgcacctcgaatactgtgttcagttttgggcccctcactacaagaaggacattgaggtgctggagcgtgtccagagaagggcgacgaagctggtgaggggtctggaacacaagtcttatgaggagcggctgagcgagctggggttgtttagcctggagaagaggaggctgaggggagaccttatcgctctctacaactacctgaaagggggttgcagagaggtgggtgttggtctcttctcccaagtgactagtgacaggactagaggaaatggcctcaagttgcgacaggggaggttcaggctagacattaggaaaaagttcttcactgagagagtggtgaaacactggaataggctgcccagggaggtggtagagtcaccctccctggaggtattcaaggagcgtgtggatgtggcattgtgggatgtagcttgatggacatggtgctgtgtggtgttgggtgggttgtggcttgttattgttgttgtgtggcgtgggttttgtggttgtggtttttttttgtttgtttggtttttttttttcttttttttctttttttttttttttttctccccccccccccccccccccacccccagttggactcgatgatcttacaggtcttttccaaccgtactgattctgtgattctgtaatttttgtTCCATCTGTGTGGCATACAGACTAAGTATATGCTGGGTGTACACAGGGATCTGCATCtggctgaaaaagaaagtgcTAATCCCATTCAGGTTTGTATTTCTTACAAATAAATGATTTTTGGAGaagcatgaaaaatatttatctattCTGTAAGTTTCATCCTAACATAAGCAAGGTGCAAGCTGTACTCTAAGCAGTGTCCAACTAATGCAGTCCTTTAAAACTGAATCATTTAAAAGCCTATCGACTTGCTCATCTTCAGATAGAGTGATGCCTGGGTCACGTTTTGTGTTGTATGCATGGTGGTGCTGTTTATTTCTTCCagaatgcaaaaaaccccacatcaatatatattttgctttgaaggttttgtgggtgtgtgtacTAGACTAACTTTTGCCCTGATATATCGTATTTGTTGATACTATGCTGTCAATATCACCTGTCAAGTTTTGGGAGTGTATGTCTCTGTGGTATGTTGGGAATTTCAAATATAGAAATGCCAGTGTTTGTAAAATGGTACTTATTTCACTTGGGTTATAACTAAtgggaaaataaagcaaaagcttcTGCTAATTTCTTGGAGTGGTAATGAAGTAGTTTGGTTGGATTATTGTAGGAAGAAAAGTAACAAATGCCTACCTGAGCAGGGCAAGTTCCATATTGTCATAGATCTACCTAAGGACAAGAAAATAAGTCAGTCTTCTAGCATATAACCACTTTAGATTGTCAGTGTTCAATCTACAGATGGAGGCAAGAGGGGAACTTCCAATACGTGTAGGGAGGGAGGATGCCTTCCCACAGTTAAAACCCTTGTCACCAGAGGGCATTGCAATACAATAGCATTTCTGAGATGGGGGGCTCCACTTTCCAGTGTAAGGTCGGATAATCATTTATAACTCTTGGTGCAGAGCTACAGTTCAGTTTATTCCTGTCCAGCTTGTAAGAATGCTGACTCAATTCAATGGTGGACTATAGCATACATAATGCATTTAGGCTTTAAATATGTTCATAAATATGTAAActcccttttaaaaatctgtatctcTGAGCAACTCGGTGACTAGTCCAAAGAGCTGTGCTTAGGATATAATGAAATGTGATTGCTCAGTTCCAGTTTTAGTCAGACAATATGAATGACAATAGAAGTGCATGCTGTTACCGCATGGTGGCAGCcacaaagtattttctgctcTAACCTTAACCTAGAGCAGCACTGTGTTATTTgggtattttaaataatgcattatCTTCATTGAAAGTTAAAAGTGATGTGcagttgaaaataaaactgtaatagcatatttttctgcttcaatttatacagggaaaaaaaaaagcctaaaggTGTGTGTTAaatcaaaaggggaaaaaaagctcttttttatttttagattacaGATATGGATCTACTTTATGGCAACGGGACAGgtagttaaaaaaatagtagTTTCATTATGctattcaaacattttttttctcttttcccttaaTTATGTAACAAATTTGCAATTcgaagtaattttaaatatatattttatcattttaacaTAATATAAA is a window encoding:
- the DHCR7 gene encoding 7-dehydrocholesterol reductase, with translation MAAHQEKKPSEESKRKSTQNGTGTSQVQWGRAWEVDWFSLASILFLLTFAPLIVYYFIMSCDQYQCSLIDPLIDLLMGNKHLSDIWNKTPTLTYRAAGIYTLWVAFQVVLYLFIPDFCHKFLPGYVGGVQEGAVTPAGVVNKYEINGLQAWIITHVLWFANAYYFHWFSPTIIFDNWIPLLWCANVLGYAVSTFAMIKSYFFPTNAKDCKFTGNFFYNYMMGIEFNPRIGKWFDFKLFFNGRPGIVAWTLINLSYAAKQQELYGQVTNSMILVNVLQGIYVLDFFWNEAWYLKTIDICHDHFGWYLGWGDCVWLPYLYTLQGLYLVYHPVQLCTANAIGILMLGLIGYYIFRMTNHQKDLFRRTNGNCKIWGKKPEYIECSYMSVDGTKYYSKLMTSGFWGWARHFNYTGDLMGSLAYCLTCGFEHILPYFYIVYMTILLTHRCIRDEHRCFSKYGKDWKRYTAAVPYRLIPGIF